In one Desulfonauticus submarinus genomic region, the following are encoded:
- the mnmE gene encoding tRNA uridine-5-carboxymethylaminomethyl(34) synthesis GTPase MnmE, with translation MLDSNKDTIAAICTPLGKGGVGIVRISGENSLSISLKFFKSSKKNFAGIKPYRLHHGYFISHQGKILDEVLLAYMPKPGSYTGEDVVEINCHGGPAILQLILEELLASGARLAKPGEFTYRAFLNGKMDLTQAEAVIELINAPTKEAIPLAQQKLQGLLQQKIQTLKKDLETLRQEFCVAVDFPEEDLECLPPEKIQTKVQKTIEEINALLTAYEQKHLYQDGALVVIAGKVNAGKSSLLNALIGKERAIVTPIPGTTRDYLEEYINIQGIPVRLVDTAGLRETKDEVENIGLQKGLELILQSDLCLLLVDIREKFSTYEQNILEKIPHHKIFVVLNKIDLSSTMPKWTENINPKIPIFKISAQTGKGLKELSKAIGKQLLGTQKESSSALVPNLRQKKCLEKAVSELNLLLQHLFEMPYDLLSVHLDLACQHLKEITGEITSEEVLNQIFENFCIGK, from the coding sequence ATGCTAGATTCTAATAAAGACACTATTGCAGCTATTTGCACCCCCCTTGGAAAGGGAGGTGTGGGCATTGTGAGGATAAGCGGGGAAAATAGTTTAAGTATTAGCTTAAAATTTTTTAAATCCTCAAAAAAAAATTTTGCTGGAATAAAGCCATATCGTCTTCATCACGGTTATTTTATTTCTCACCAAGGAAAAATCCTAGATGAGGTCCTGCTTGCCTACATGCCTAAGCCTGGCTCTTATACAGGAGAAGATGTAGTGGAAATCAACTGTCATGGTGGTCCTGCAATTCTTCAACTGATTCTAGAAGAATTATTAGCTAGTGGAGCCAGATTAGCTAAGCCAGGAGAATTTACTTATCGAGCATTTTTAAATGGCAAAATGGATTTAACTCAAGCAGAAGCAGTAATAGAACTTATCAATGCTCCTACAAAAGAAGCTATTCCTCTTGCCCAACAAAAACTTCAAGGTCTTTTACAACAAAAAATTCAAACCCTCAAAAAGGATTTAGAGACATTAAGACAAGAATTTTGTGTTGCTGTAGATTTTCCTGAAGAGGATTTGGAATGCCTCCCTCCTGAAAAAATTCAAACCAAAGTCCAAAAAACAATTGAAGAAATTAACGCCCTTTTGACTGCGTACGAACAAAAGCATCTTTATCAAGATGGTGCGTTAGTGGTCATTGCAGGAAAAGTAAATGCAGGCAAGTCTAGCCTTTTAAACGCTCTTATAGGTAAAGAAAGAGCAATTGTAACACCTATACCAGGAACAACCAGAGATTACCTCGAAGAATACATTAATATTCAAGGCATACCAGTTAGGTTAGTTGATACAGCAGGATTAAGAGAAACAAAAGATGAAGTAGAAAATATCGGACTTCAAAAAGGGTTGGAGTTAATTCTACAAAGTGATTTATGTTTGCTTCTAGTAGATATAAGAGAAAAATTTTCTACATATGAACAGAACATATTAGAAAAAATACCTCATCATAAAATATTTGTTGTCTTAAATAAAATAGATCTATCCTCTACAATGCCTAAATGGACTGAAAATATTAACCCTAAAATTCCAATATTTAAAATATCTGCTCAAACAGGCAAAGGATTAAAAGAACTTTCTAAGGCAATTGGCAAACAACTGCTTGGAACTCAAAAAGAATCCTCAAGTGCTCTTGTACCAAACCTAAGGCAAAAAAAATGCTTAGAAAAAGCTGTATCTGAACTAAATTTACTTCTTCAACACCTGTTTGAGATGCCTTATGATTTACTAAGCGTTCATCTTGATTTAGCTTGTCAACATTTAAAAGAAATTACAGGAGAAATAACTTCTGAAGAAGTTTTAAACCAGATTTTTGAAAATTTTTGTATAGGAAAATAA
- the jag gene encoding RNA-binding cell elongation regulator Jag/EloR, whose translation MEEFVEFTGKDVDEAISKACEYFQTERDQLEIEIVSGGSSGIFGLVGLKKAKIKAKRRKNPLELENKIREIIVNLTKHIAPLSEIKVDVSSDPIYVNIEEQENAGILIGKEGQTISAIQYLANRIIAKQYPGASRIQLDAANYRQRQNEKIKQTALMLAQKAKRMGRTMRTQPLTSYHRRIIHLTLQKDRSVQTKSLGEGPLKRVLIMPKKKMARKKESLQTRTNY comes from the coding sequence ATGGAGGAATTTGTAGAATTCACTGGAAAGGATGTGGATGAGGCTATCTCCAAGGCATGTGAGTATTTTCAAACTGAAAGGGACCAATTGGAAATCGAAATTGTAAGCGGCGGTTCTTCAGGCATTTTCGGGCTGGTAGGATTAAAAAAAGCAAAAATAAAAGCTAAAAGACGCAAAAATCCTCTGGAACTGGAAAACAAAATTAGAGAAATCATTGTTAATTTGACTAAACACATAGCTCCTCTTTCAGAAATTAAAGTGGATGTTAGTTCGGATCCTATTTATGTGAACATTGAAGAACAGGAAAATGCAGGTATACTGATTGGAAAAGAAGGACAAACTATTTCTGCCATTCAATATTTAGCTAACAGAATTATTGCTAAACAGTATCCAGGGGCATCTAGAATTCAATTGGATGCAGCTAATTATCGACAAAGGCAAAACGAAAAGATAAAGCAAACCGCTCTAATGTTAGCTCAAAAGGCCAAAAGAATGGGTAGGACTATGCGGACTCAACCTTTAACTTCCTATCACCGTCGCATAATCCACTTGACTTTACAAAAAGACAGGTCTGTTCAAACCAAAAGCCTTGGAGAAGGACCACTTAAGCGAGTACTTATCATGCCAAAGAAAAAAATGGCCCGGAAAAAAGAGTCTCTACAAACAAGAACAAACTACTAA
- the yidC gene encoding membrane protein insertase YidC codes for MDNNTRVILAVGLSLLILLVWNFIFPPPKSKPVVSQNKTQKVKTSQSQPKPQPVKSNFTPVGEFNPQAGKKIIVETPLYKAVLNSQGGILEHFILKKYKVSVKPNSPNIDLISPDALTKGPLGIIWNKIPSWLKFNWSYQGQDLHLTQNETKKLVFKGEYNGITLLRELQFNANTYQIKEHLKILTTQPITNAEIAFVISTLPLTRDENRYNPTRIVYLGQSGLEEEHDKDDLSKGIITSNQVKWGAIANNYFLLGLIPTSKNFVFKAKLEEKIYRLALAQNLEGSFPKEVSCIYYLGPKEKKQLSLVPNHLESAIHYGWFDFIAKPLIEVLNFFYKYTHNYGIAIILLTILIKLLFWPLSNKSYKSMNQMKKLQPLMAEIREKYKDDRQKMNEEMMRLYKTYKVNPAGGCMPMLIQIPVFFGLYQGLLGAIELRHAAFISHLPFTNLIWLADLSAKDPYYITPLIMGATMFIQQKMTPAPGDPTQAKMMLFMPIIFTFLFLNFPSGLVIYWLVNNILSIAQQWWMMKKQA; via the coding sequence ATGGACAACAACACCAGAGTAATTTTAGCAGTAGGTCTTTCACTTTTAATTTTATTAGTATGGAATTTTATTTTCCCTCCACCAAAATCTAAGCCTGTGGTTTCTCAAAACAAGACTCAAAAAGTAAAAACCAGCCAATCTCAACCAAAACCACAACCAGTAAAAAGCAACTTTACTCCTGTAGGAGAGTTTAATCCTCAAGCAGGCAAAAAAATTATAGTAGAGACTCCTCTTTACAAGGCTGTATTGAACTCCCAAGGGGGAATTCTAGAACACTTTATCTTAAAAAAATATAAAGTTAGTGTTAAACCAAACTCTCCTAATATAGATCTTATAAGCCCAGACGCCTTAACCAAAGGACCACTAGGAATAATTTGGAATAAAATACCTTCTTGGTTAAAATTTAATTGGTCATATCAAGGACAAGACCTCCACTTGACTCAAAATGAAACTAAAAAACTCGTATTCAAAGGCGAGTATAATGGGATTACTCTTTTACGTGAACTACAATTCAATGCCAATACATATCAAATAAAAGAACACCTTAAAATATTAACTACCCAACCAATTACTAATGCAGAAATTGCTTTTGTAATATCAACCCTTCCATTAACAAGGGATGAAAATCGTTATAATCCAACTCGTATTGTCTATTTAGGACAATCAGGTTTAGAAGAAGAGCATGATAAAGATGATTTAAGTAAGGGGATTATTACCTCAAATCAAGTTAAATGGGGAGCTATTGCCAATAACTACTTTTTATTAGGTCTTATCCCTACTAGTAAAAATTTTGTATTTAAAGCCAAACTAGAAGAAAAAATTTATCGTCTTGCTTTAGCTCAAAACTTAGAAGGCTCATTCCCCAAAGAAGTAAGTTGTATATATTACTTAGGACCTAAAGAAAAAAAACAATTATCTTTAGTACCAAATCATCTTGAATCTGCTATCCATTATGGTTGGTTTGATTTTATTGCTAAACCCTTAATTGAAGTTCTAAACTTTTTCTATAAATATACTCATAATTATGGTATTGCTATTATTTTACTAACAATTCTTATTAAGCTCCTCTTTTGGCCCCTTTCTAATAAAAGCTATAAATCTATGAATCAGATGAAAAAACTTCAGCCTTTAATGGCAGAAATTAGAGAAAAATATAAAGACGACCGCCAAAAAATGAATGAAGAAATGATGCGTTTATATAAAACTTATAAAGTCAACCCAGCTGGCGGTTGTATGCCCATGCTTATTCAAATCCCAGTATTTTTTGGATTATATCAAGGATTATTAGGCGCTATTGAACTTAGACATGCGGCCTTTATCTCTCATCTTCCTTTTACAAATTTAATTTGGCTAGCAGACTTGTCAGCAAAGGATCCTTATTATATAACACCCTTGATTATGGGTGCTACAATGTTTATTCAACAGAAAATGACTCCAGCGCCAGGCGATCCAACCCAAGCTAAGATGATGCTCTTTATGCCTATAATTTTTACATTTTTGTTTTTAAATTTTCCATCTGGGTTGGTTATTTACTGGCTGGTCAACAATATACTGTCCATTGCCCAACAGTGGTGGATGATGAAAAAGCAGGCTTAA
- the yidD gene encoding membrane protein insertion efficiency factor YidD, whose protein sequence is MGKKFFLILIKAYQYCISPLFPCKCRYYPTCSNYALEAITRFGVIKGVWLFLKRFIRCNPLFKGGIDPVPENFVFLRSKKSHG, encoded by the coding sequence TTGGGTAAGAAATTTTTTCTAATTTTAATCAAAGCCTATCAGTATTGTATTTCTCCCCTCTTTCCTTGCAAATGTAGATATTATCCTACGTGTTCTAACTATGCTCTTGAAGCCATTACTCGTTTTGGGGTGATAAAGGGAGTATGGCTTTTTTTAAAAAGATTTATTCGTTGCAATCCTCTTTTTAAAGGCGGTATTGACCCTGTGCCTGAAAATTTTGTGTTTTTAAGGAGTAAAAAATCTCATGGATAA
- the rnpA gene encoding ribonuclease P protein component, which yields MSRLKFPKKFRLLKRPQFKICYERGRRFFTSLFIIFRHSNELDYWRVGITVSKKIGKAVLRNRIKRLVREYFRLNQSIIPKGYDWVIIPKKHVNWKQIKLQNVQADLDHFFAKQKEHRLG from the coding sequence ATTAGCCGTTTAAAGTTTCCTAAGAAATTCAGACTCTTAAAGCGACCTCAATTTAAAATATGTTATGAGCGAGGTCGCCGTTTTTTTACCTCCCTATTTATTATTTTTAGACATTCCAATGAGCTTGATTATTGGCGAGTAGGGATTACAGTTAGTAAAAAGATTGGAAAAGCAGTGCTAAGAAATAGGATAAAGCGGTTAGTACGCGAATACTTTCGTCTAAATCAAAGTATAATACCAAAAGGTTATGATTGGGTTATTATACCTAAGAAGCATGTAAACTGGAAACAAATTAAACTCCAAAATGTTCAGGCAGACTTAGATCATTTTTTTGCTAAGCAAAAGGAGCATAGGCTTGGGTAA
- the rpmH gene encoding 50S ribosomal protein L34 has translation MKRTYQPSKIKRKRRHGFLVRMRTRGGKQVIRRRRAKGRKRLAV, from the coding sequence ATGAAAAGAACATATCAACCAAGCAAAATCAAACGTAAAAGAAGGCACGGTTTTTTGGTACGTATGAGAACAAGAGGTGGAAAACAAGTTATAAGAAGACGTAGAGCCAAGGGCAGAAAAAGATTAGCCGTTTAA
- the hemA gene encoding glutamyl-tRNA reductase gives MKKNIILIGLNHKTAPVEIREKYALSSYSPKEHNLLLNSKSLEEYLILSTCNRVEILAIGGAKDKILQELFSFWVNFCNGSLEELQQHIYIYQDLEAIRHLFTVAASLDSMVVGEPQILGQLKTAYRQAVKAHTAKVILNRLLHKSFSVAKRVRTETNIASSAVSISYAAVKLAQKIFGNLKHSVALLIGAGEMAELAALHLLNNGVKNILVANRTFERAKELAIKFKGKAVNYNNLIQTLTHVDIIISSTGAPYTILQAKEVKTILKKRKYRPMFFIDIAVPRDIDPDVNQLENVFLYDIDDLKEVVEENLASRKEEAKRASLIIEEEVEKFKIWLNSLDITPTIKELMSKGEQIAYKELYKTLKKLHLSPQEQKHIETLALSLVKKLYTDPIIFLKRRQQEEDTITKYIDALRKMFNLDEIELEQKIHSHKN, from the coding sequence ATGAAAAAAAATATCATTTTAATTGGACTCAACCACAAAACAGCACCTGTTGAAATAAGAGAAAAATATGCTCTCAGTAGCTATTCTCCAAAAGAACACAACCTACTATTAAACTCAAAATCCCTTGAGGAGTATCTAATTTTATCTACCTGTAATAGAGTCGAAATTTTAGCCATTGGAGGAGCAAAAGATAAAATACTTCAAGAATTATTTTCTTTTTGGGTAAATTTCTGCAATGGAAGCCTAGAAGAGCTTCAGCAGCACATATATATATATCAAGACTTAGAAGCCATAAGACATCTTTTCACGGTAGCTGCCAGTCTTGACTCAATGGTAGTTGGAGAGCCTCAAATTTTAGGTCAACTAAAAACAGCTTATCGACAAGCTGTAAAAGCTCATACTGCTAAAGTAATTCTAAATCGCCTTCTCCATAAATCCTTTTCAGTAGCCAAAAGAGTTCGCACAGAAACAAACATTGCTTCCAGCGCAGTCTCTATTAGTTATGCTGCAGTAAAACTTGCTCAGAAAATATTTGGCAACCTCAAACATTCGGTAGCGCTCTTAATTGGAGCAGGAGAAATGGCAGAACTCGCAGCACTTCATCTGCTAAACAATGGCGTCAAAAATATTTTAGTGGCCAATAGAACTTTTGAGCGGGCAAAAGAACTGGCTATAAAATTTAAAGGAAAAGCAGTAAACTATAATAATCTCATTCAAACCCTTACTCACGTAGATATAATTATAAGCTCTACTGGAGCTCCTTATACTATTCTTCAAGCCAAAGAAGTAAAAACCATTCTTAAAAAAAGAAAATATCGGCCAATGTTTTTTATTGATATCGCAGTGCCACGAGACATTGACCCAGATGTTAACCAATTAGAAAATGTTTTTCTCTACGATATTGATGATTTAAAAGAAGTAGTAGAAGAAAATTTAGCCTCTAGGAAAGAAGAAGCCAAAAGAGCCTCCCTTATAATAGAAGAAGAAGTAGAAAAATTTAAAATATGGCTAAATAGCCTTGATATTACTCCAACCATTAAAGAACTTATGAGTAAAGGAGAACAAATAGCTTACAAAGAACTATATAAGACTCTAAAAAAACTACACCTTTCACCACAAGAGCAAAAACACATAGAAACCCTTGCCCTTTCTTTAGTAAAAAAGCTTTATACAGATCCTATTATTTTTTTAAAACGGCGCCAACAAGAAGAAGACACTATTACCAAATATATAGATGCACTAAGAAAAATGTTTAACTTAGATGAAATAGAACTAGAACAAAAAATTCACTCTCATAAAAATTAA
- a CDS encoding cytochrome C assembly family protein, with product MNLKIELIIAVFYFLACLEIFTGYLKQNPKLKKIGSITLGVGFILHSLALLNISIAQTKLNILNGPFYFNLLSWIILVVIFILWIKIKLEFLFLIGGPLALLFYISSILTTFKIKNLIASQTISLWFGLHILTLFLSLAFLALAFGSGLVYLYLEKKIKTKSKLPNFSKDMPSLTTFDKLNHLATICGFPLFSLGLFTGFIWASLAWQKIFTWDPKEVLALIIWIFFAYLFHQRLALGWKGRRPAKLAIFIFILFLISLIGINFLMPTHHAFK from the coding sequence ATGAACTTAAAAATTGAATTAATCATTGCTGTTTTTTATTTTTTAGCATGTTTAGAAATTTTTACAGGCTATCTTAAACAAAATCCAAAACTTAAGAAAATAGGCTCTATAACCCTTGGTGTTGGGTTTATTCTTCATTCTTTGGCTCTACTTAATATCTCTATTGCTCAAACCAAATTAAATATTTTAAATGGTCCTTTTTATTTTAATCTCTTAAGTTGGATTATTTTAGTAGTTATTTTTATTTTATGGATAAAGATAAAACTTGAATTCCTTTTTCTTATTGGTGGCCCCCTTGCTCTCCTCTTTTATATTTCAAGCATACTGACAACTTTTAAAATAAAAAATCTGATAGCCTCACAAACCATTAGCCTCTGGTTTGGTTTACATATTTTAACTCTATTCCTAAGTCTTGCGTTTCTCGCACTCGCCTTTGGCAGCGGACTAGTTTATCTATATTTAGAAAAAAAAATAAAAACCAAAAGTAAATTACCTAATTTTTCTAAGGACATGCCTTCTCTTACTACCTTTGACAAACTAAATCACCTAGCCACAATTTGTGGTTTTCCTTTATTTAGTTTAGGTTTATTTACTGGCTTTATCTGGGCTTCTTTGGCCTGGCAAAAAATTTTTACCTGGGATCCTAAAGAAGTGCTGGCCCTTATCATTTGGATCTTTTTTGCTTATCTTTTTCATCAAAGGCTAGCTCTGGGTTGGAAAGGAAGACGCCCTGCGAAATTAGCAATTTTTATCTTTATTTTATTTTTAATCTCTCTTATAGGGATAAACTTTCTTATGCCAACGCACCATGCATTTAAGTAA
- a CDS encoding precorrin-2 dehydrogenase/sirohydrochlorin ferrochelatase family protein, with translation MKYYPLSLNLAQFKCLVVGAGKVGKRKLQTLIKFNPLHITVIDPYTVLPSNFLSYPFIQFKKKSFEEKDLNHHHIVFACTSDIELNSTIADLAKKRNLLINSATKPEQSNFILPAIIEKKHLTISISTHGIGPALAKYVKNEISKNIGPEYDLMAQILEKIRPLILKLNNSSEDNSKLLNQLVKTLVPVLKKNDFQTVAKLLKKILPTPLIPYVGEIVDELKN, from the coding sequence ATGAAATACTATCCCTTAAGTTTAAACTTGGCTCAATTTAAATGCTTAGTTGTTGGCGCAGGTAAGGTAGGAAAAAGAAAGCTACAGACATTAATTAAATTTAATCCTCTTCACATTACAGTGATAGATCCTTATACTGTGTTACCTTCTAATTTTTTATCTTATCCATTTATTCAATTCAAAAAAAAATCCTTTGAAGAAAAAGACCTAAATCATCACCACATTGTCTTTGCCTGTACTTCAGACATAGAACTAAATTCTACCATTGCGGATTTAGCAAAAAAAAGAAACCTGCTAATAAATAGTGCTACAAAACCAGAACAAAGCAATTTCATTTTGCCTGCAATTATTGAAAAAAAACATCTGACAATATCTATTTCTACTCATGGTATAGGTCCTGCTCTAGCTAAATATGTAAAAAACGAGATCTCGAAAAATATTGGCCCCGAGTATGATTTAATGGCCCAAATTTTAGAAAAAATAAGACCTCTTATTTTAAAACTTAATAATTCTAGCGAAGATAACTCTAAGTTATTAAACCAATTAGTAAAAACTTTAGTTCCTGTGCTTAAAAAAAATGATTTCCAAACAGTTGCTAAACTGCTAAAAAAAATCTTACCAACACCTCTAATCCCTTATGTGGGAGAAATTGTAGATGAACTTAAAAATTGA
- a CDS encoding glycosyltransferase family 9 protein, with product MAANFLVIQLARLGDILQTKRLLLSLLSQGNVVLLVDKSLAEFASKIFPQVEVMSIIAHGGELSEKNLIIENKKSFARLKTYNFEKVYNLNFSPLNFVCAKLFSGEKVIGYTHENRQNLKSVWTKKGFLWTRKRKLSPLNLVDFWAYLCPCPHPAQSVNPEAKLNSGPIGVVVSGRNQRRSLGLEKLAFLISYFIDKGQECYLLGSWQEKKVAKNLMKVLAPKYREKVVDLTGQTSLLDLIEIVKNLSFLITPDTGIMHLACHFGVKTLSFFLSSAWCFETGPYGKGHEVVQVCLDCSPCIENRECFFDLKCHQILNEKVLYFLAEKKKSPSAHVLVGESFFDEIGVDYFLEVEPDFLKERQKLRLSLKEYLLGIDLGIRYPEFLFSDREWILDWRRAYDCR from the coding sequence ATGGCTGCAAATTTTTTAGTCATCCAACTGGCTCGCTTGGGGGATATACTTCAAACCAAGCGTTTGCTTCTATCTTTGCTTTCCCAGGGGAATGTTGTCTTATTAGTAGATAAAAGTCTAGCAGAGTTTGCCTCTAAAATTTTTCCCCAAGTAGAAGTTATGTCTATTATTGCCCATGGTGGCGAATTATCTGAAAAGAATTTAATAATAGAAAATAAAAAAAGTTTTGCTAGACTTAAAACCTATAATTTTGAGAAGGTTTATAATCTTAATTTTTCTCCTCTAAACTTTGTTTGTGCTAAATTGTTTTCTGGAGAGAAGGTTATTGGATATACTCATGAAAACAGACAAAATTTAAAATCAGTTTGGACGAAAAAGGGTTTTCTTTGGACGAGAAAAAGAAAGTTATCTCCTTTAAATCTAGTAGATTTTTGGGCTTATCTTTGTCCTTGTCCTCATCCTGCTCAGAGTGTGAATCCTGAGGCTAAGTTAAACTCTGGTCCTATAGGGGTTGTGGTTAGTGGACGTAATCAAAGGCGTTCTCTGGGGTTAGAAAAATTGGCTTTTTTAATAAGTTACTTTATAGATAAAGGACAAGAGTGTTATTTGCTAGGATCTTGGCAAGAGAAAAAAGTAGCTAAAAATCTCATGAAGGTTTTGGCTCCTAAATATAGAGAGAAGGTTGTAGATCTAACAGGACAGACTTCTTTATTAGATTTAATAGAAATAGTAAAAAATTTAAGTTTTTTAATTACCCCAGATACTGGGATCATGCATTTAGCATGTCATTTTGGAGTAAAGACTTTAAGTTTTTTTCTTTCTTCAGCTTGGTGTTTTGAAACAGGTCCTTATGGAAAGGGACATGAGGTTGTTCAGGTATGTTTAGACTGTTCTCCTTGTATAGAAAATAGAGAGTGTTTTTTTGATTTAAAATGTCATCAGATTTTAAATGAAAAGGTATTATACTTTTTAGCTGAGAAAAAAAAATCTCCTTCAGCTCATGTTTTAGTAGGTGAAAGTTTTTTTGATGAAATAGGAGTGGATTATTTTTTAGAAGTAGAACCTGATTTTTTAAAAGAGCGTCAAAAATTGCGTCTTAGTTTAAAGGAATATCTTTTAGGGATAGATCTTGGGATAAGATATCCAGAATTCCTCTTTTCAGATAGGGAGTGGATTTTGGATTGGAGGAGAGCTTATGATTGTAGATAA
- the moaA gene encoding GTP 3',8-cyclase MoaA yields MIVDKHGRGISYLRLSITDRCNLRCFYCQGVRGKLVSHHDILRYEDMEKLLYVASELDIKKVRLTGGEPFLRRNFFEFLEKLTSKFPEFDFRITTNGTITGNRNSLVRLKEMGLKGLNVSLDTFSRDKFVQITGKDLLSEVLNTIYLGVEIGLRIKVNAVALKGINDSELKQFVQLAIDYPVDVRFIEFMPVGEKTLWKRDYFWSAEEILQEMQKIVELTPVQHKVNSGPARVFVIKEGKGRIGVISPLSNHFCNECNRLRFTSQGKLRPCLFSDKEYNLLGLLRNSKISLSQLKKVIELIGKNKPIGAHLLAERQKEVCLTKMVNIGG; encoded by the coding sequence ATGATTGTAGATAAACATGGTAGAGGTATTAGTTATTTGCGGCTGAGTATTACTGATAGATGCAATTTAAGATGTTTTTATTGTCAGGGGGTAAGAGGCAAGCTAGTTTCTCATCACGATATATTGCGATATGAAGATATGGAAAAGTTACTTTATGTTGCTAGTGAACTTGATATTAAAAAAGTTCGTTTAACAGGCGGAGAACCTTTTTTAAGACGAAATTTTTTTGAATTCTTAGAAAAGTTAACCTCAAAGTTTCCTGAATTTGACTTTAGAATTACTACTAATGGAACTATTACGGGGAATAGAAATAGTTTGGTACGGCTAAAAGAGATGGGGTTGAAAGGTTTAAATGTTTCCCTTGATACTTTTTCCAGGGATAAATTTGTTCAAATAACAGGTAAAGATTTGCTATCAGAAGTCTTAAATACTATTTACTTAGGTGTAGAGATTGGTCTTAGGATAAAAGTAAATGCAGTTGCTTTAAAGGGAATTAATGATTCTGAATTAAAGCAATTTGTGCAGTTAGCTATAGATTATCCTGTAGATGTACGTTTTATAGAATTTATGCCTGTTGGAGAAAAAACTTTATGGAAAAGAGACTATTTTTGGTCTGCAGAAGAAATTTTGCAAGAAATGCAAAAAATAGTAGAGCTTACTCCTGTTCAGCATAAAGTTAATAGTGGTCCTGCTAGAGTATTTGTTATTAAAGAAGGAAAAGGAAGAATAGGAGTTATTTCGCCTTTAAGCAATCATTTTTGTAATGAATGCAATAGATTACGTTTTACATCTCAAGGTAAATTAAGACCATGTTTGTTTTCAGATAAAGAATATAATTTGCTTGGTTTATTACGGAATTCAAAAATTAGTCTTTCTCAGTTAAAAAAAGTAATTGAGCTTATAGGAAAAAATAAACCTATAGGGGCACATTTGCTTGCAGAACGTCAGAAGGAAGTGTGTTTGACTAAAATGGTCAATATTGGGGGATAG
- a CDS encoding septal ring lytic transglycosylase RlpA family protein — protein sequence MARKLLSCICLLIFFFSGCSSKPKLKQSFSPKAYRVYGKTYRPLSSSHAFVEEGFASWYGPKFHGKKTASGEIFNMYAYTAAHKVLPFQTKVRVTNLQNGKQVVVRINDRGPFVRGRIIDLSYQAAKALGMIGPGTARVRLEVVQGIQEKSFKGKFYIQVGAFAQKINALRAKTKAVSLGYKCRVVKKDSLWRVQVGPFLSLTSAKVNQQRLWNYFKNSFIFAD from the coding sequence ATGGCAAGAAAACTTCTAAGTTGTATTTGTTTGCTAATATTTTTTTTCAGTGGATGTTCTTCAAAGCCTAAATTAAAACAGTCCTTTTCTCCCAAGGCTTATAGAGTGTATGGCAAAACATATAGACCTTTGTCCTCTTCTCATGCTTTTGTTGAGGAGGGTTTTGCTTCTTGGTATGGACCTAAGTTTCATGGGAAAAAGACTGCAAGTGGTGAGATATTTAATATGTATGCTTATACAGCAGCTCATAAAGTCTTACCTTTTCAAACCAAGGTTCGCGTAACAAATCTTCAAAATGGTAAACAAGTAGTTGTGAGAATAAATGATAGAGGACCATTTGTTCGAGGTAGAATTATAGATTTATCTTATCAAGCGGCTAAGGCTTTAGGAATGATTGGCCCAGGTACAGCAAGGGTTAGACTAGAAGTAGTTCAAGGTATACAAGAAAAAAGTTTTAAGGGAAAATTTTATATTCAAGTAGGTGCCTTTGCGCAAAAAATTAATGCTTTGCGTGCCAAGACCAAAGCGGTCAGCTTAGGATATAAATGTAGAGTTGTAAAAAAAGATAGTCTTTGGCGAGTTCAGGTTGGCCCTTTTTTATCTCTTACAAGTGCTAAGGTTAATCAGCAAAGATTATGGAATTATTTTAAAAATAGCTTTATTTTTGCTGATTGA
- a CDS encoding HU family DNA-binding protein, whose protein sequence is MSNTLTKTDIVEKICNYSPKNRTQVKEIVEHLIWLIKKGIKEEGSVLISGFGKFEAYQKNPRKGRNPQTNETIILPGRKVVVFRISKKFRAELNQQK, encoded by the coding sequence ATGTCTAATACTTTAACAAAAACAGATATTGTTGAAAAAATTTGCAATTACAGTCCCAAAAATCGAACCCAAGTAAAAGAGATTGTAGAACACCTAATTTGGCTAATAAAAAAAGGAATTAAAGAAGAAGGCTCAGTGCTTATAAGCGGATTTGGTAAATTTGAAGCTTATCAAAAAAATCCTCGTAAGGGCAGAAATCCTCAAACAAATGAAACTATTATCTTACCTGGTCGGAAGGTAGTTGTATTTAGAATTTCTAAAAAATTTAGGGCTGAACTCAATCAGCAAAAATAA